One part of the Nostoc sp. PCC 7120 = FACHB-418 genome encodes these proteins:
- a CDS encoding serine/threonine protein kinase, with the protein MNQSAFTSPHTTGLLANRYQLQKLIGIGGMGEVFLATDILLGGAPVAIKFLTQTVCDPKIQKDFAREALMSAALSQKSLHIVRAYDYGVSDTGKPFYVMEYLNGKSLKDLIPLPLNQFVHLTRQICLGLQCAHQGIQIEGKVYPLVHRDIKPANILVIPDPILGQLVKILDFGIAKFLNHTVTLSTNRGFHGTLPYCSPEQLDGEKLDGRSDIYSLGVIMFEMLTGAKPWQPETDLFGAWYKAHNFEQPRAISEVKPQLKIPQQLNDLIMACLEKKASDRPQNVGEILQIIDALEQSKCAGLPTNISPPSYPQLTLASEVIRALEQQCKELTWPQDKPKKEIVFPLPLNTHQKNLSTLWLMLPTKEIQQRANSKIYNRFIFVTSPHPMLLWVTLLYNQEQEPKWLPCYLDMQHPLNRTLVLSLVENESYPLICFTLEPPHRCIQVLSSNIETSQRQKLKIWVEQSQKLPPTSQPQTSKNLLRQQYKEIQAHMLQHLSSTRQMEKLAKG; encoded by the coding sequence GTGAATCAAAGTGCGTTTACATCTCCACACACTACAGGACTACTGGCCAATCGTTATCAACTGCAAAAGTTGATTGGTATAGGCGGTATGGGCGAAGTTTTCTTAGCAACTGATATTCTCTTAGGAGGCGCGCCTGTTGCAATTAAATTTTTGACTCAAACTGTATGTGATCCTAAAATTCAAAAAGACTTTGCCCGCGAAGCACTCATGAGTGCAGCTCTCAGCCAAAAAAGCTTACATATTGTGAGGGCTTATGATTATGGTGTCAGTGACACAGGGAAACCATTTTATGTCATGGAATACCTCAACGGCAAAAGTTTAAAAGACTTAATTCCCTTACCTTTAAATCAGTTTGTCCATCTCACACGCCAGATTTGTTTGGGCTTACAGTGCGCCCATCAAGGTATTCAAATTGAGGGTAAGGTTTATCCCTTAGTACATCGAGATATTAAGCCAGCAAATATATTAGTTATTCCCGATCCAATCTTAGGACAATTAGTAAAAATCCTCGATTTTGGTATTGCTAAATTTTTAAATCATACAGTTACATTAAGTACAAATAGGGGATTTCATGGGACTCTACCCTACTGTTCTCCAGAGCAATTAGATGGTGAAAAATTAGATGGTCGTTCTGATATATATAGCTTGGGTGTGATCATGTTTGAAATGCTCACCGGAGCGAAACCTTGGCAACCAGAAACTGATTTATTTGGTGCTTGGTATAAAGCTCATAACTTTGAACAACCAAGAGCGATCTCCGAGGTAAAACCCCAATTAAAAATACCGCAACAACTCAACGATTTAATTATGGCTTGTCTGGAAAAAAAAGCCAGCGATCGCCCACAAAACGTAGGAGAAATATTGCAAATTATTGATGCCTTAGAACAGTCTAAATGTGCTGGATTACCTACAAATATAAGCCCTCCATCATATCCCCAATTAACATTAGCTTCTGAGGTAATAAGGGCATTAGAACAACAATGTAAAGAACTTACTTGGCCTCAAGATAAACCCAAAAAAGAGATTGTTTTCCCTCTACCATTAAACACACACCAAAAAAACCTATCCACACTCTGGCTGATGTTACCAACAAAAGAAATTCAGCAGCGTGCCAATTCTAAAATTTATAACCGTTTTATCTTTGTTACATCACCCCACCCCATGCTTTTGTGGGTGACATTACTCTACAACCAAGAACAAGAACCAAAGTGGCTACCTTGCTACCTGGATATGCAACATCCCCTCAATCGCACATTAGTACTATCCTTAGTTGAAAATGAGAGCTACCCCCTAATTTGCTTCACCCTAGAACCACCCCACAGATGTATTCAAGTCCTCAGCAGTAACATTGAAACCAGTCAACGGCAAAAGTTAAAAATTTGGGTAGAACAAAGTCAAAAACTTCCACCAACTTCTCAACCTCAGACTAGTAAAAACCTGCTCAGGCAGCAGTATAAAGAAATTCAAGCCCATATGCTTCAGCATTTGTCATCTACACGTCAGATGGAAAAATTAGCCAAGGGATGA
- a CDS encoding serine/threonine protein kinase, which produces MVNPKTEPDVYIGKFLNNRYLIIDLIGKGGMGRVYLAEDAAKGGKKVALKILMLNLVNQHISQRFAREIFIGAQLGRKSKNIVRVLSYGVTDEKTPFYVMEYLQGKNLKQILKLKPLTIEKFLDICYQICVGLKCAHQGILLKGEIYPIVHRDIKPENIFITENNKQNENVKILDFGIAKFLTERSGMTLTDSFIGSLPYCSPEHMEGRKLLDVRSDIYSLGVLMFEMLTAKHPFQTQSNSFGNWYQAHRFQTPPTLGEVNNQLKIPEELQDLVICCLAKEVGDRPQNVQEIIQVLEQVKQQTENRNSSSNDIWETLPTVQLVPVTSITEKECLQKTWPKSKPVDLIGFPHLLHTTQGLIPTFWAMLPKQEIAQFLSKNNSIEFINKMNVYPMILWVTLLYDVQLSLIRWLSYFIDLQENRGQRIVKALADTGYYHLLFFAIEEPTACAQVVTLTLTAQQRQQLTDWLTVKQNIKSNELVSAEQARKILKTEYEKIKLEILESLAVNTPQEQMEIKSWLTKLIDKVLQLFKYQS; this is translated from the coding sequence ATGGTAAACCCAAAAACAGAACCAGATGTTTATATTGGAAAATTTCTAAATAATCGTTATCTAATCATAGATTTGATTGGTAAAGGGGGAATGGGGCGAGTTTATTTAGCCGAAGATGCAGCTAAAGGTGGGAAGAAAGTTGCATTAAAAATTCTCATGTTGAATTTAGTGAATCAGCATATATCTCAACGTTTTGCTAGGGAAATTTTTATTGGCGCACAATTAGGACGTAAAAGTAAAAATATCGTCCGTGTTTTAAGTTACGGTGTGACCGATGAAAAAACTCCTTTTTATGTAATGGAGTATCTCCAAGGAAAAAACTTAAAACAGATATTAAAACTTAAGCCGTTAACAATAGAAAAATTTTTAGATATTTGTTATCAAATTTGTGTGGGTCTAAAATGCGCTCACCAAGGCATTCTTCTCAAAGGTGAGATATATCCAATTGTACATAGAGATATTAAACCTGAAAATATATTTATTACGGAAAATAATAAACAAAATGAGAATGTAAAAATTCTTGATTTTGGCATTGCTAAGTTTTTAACAGAACGCAGTGGGATGACACTCACCGATTCATTTATCGGTAGTTTACCTTATTGCTCACCAGAACACATGGAAGGACGTAAACTACTTGATGTACGTTCTGATATTTATAGTTTAGGCGTGCTAATGTTTGAAATGCTCACAGCTAAACATCCATTTCAAACACAAAGTAATTCATTTGGTAATTGGTATCAAGCCCACAGATTTCAAACTCCACCTACACTTGGGGAAGTAAATAACCAATTAAAAATACCTGAAGAATTACAAGATTTAGTAATATGTTGTTTAGCCAAAGAAGTAGGCGATCGCCCACAAAATGTTCAGGAAATAATCCAAGTATTAGAACAAGTTAAACAGCAAACTGAAAATCGTAATTCTAGTAGTAATGATATTTGGGAAACCCTACCCACAGTTCAATTAGTACCTGTAACTTCTATTACTGAAAAAGAATGTTTACAGAAAACTTGGCCAAAAAGCAAACCAGTAGATTTGATTGGATTTCCCCATCTTCTCCATACAACTCAAGGTCTGATACCAACCTTTTGGGCAATGCTGCCGAAACAGGAAATAGCACAATTCTTATCCAAGAATAATAGCATTGAATTTATTAATAAAATGAATGTTTACCCAATGATATTGTGGGTAACATTACTATATGATGTTCAGCTATCTTTAATTAGATGGCTATCTTATTTTATTGATTTGCAAGAAAATAGAGGACAGAGAATAGTTAAAGCTTTAGCAGACACAGGATATTATCATCTGTTATTTTTTGCGATAGAAGAACCAACTGCTTGCGCTCAAGTGGTCACCTTAACCCTCACCGCTCAACAGCGTCAACAACTAACAGATTGGTTAACAGTTAAACAAAATATCAAATCTAATGAATTAGTTTCGGCTGAACAAGCTAGAAAAATATTGAAAACAGAATATGAAAAAATAAAGCTGGAAATATTGGAGAGTTTAGCGGTTAATACACCACAAGAACAAATGGAAATTAAGAGTTGGCTGACTAAACTAATAGATAAAGTCTTACAACTTTTTAAATATCAGTCATAA
- a CDS encoding esterase-like activity of phytase family protein, with translation MKIIRKNLNWRTFIFFTIGILITSLFFTNLVTDAVEISSIEFIGQATLPKRLSFQNTPLGGLSGITYDYSNDLYYAISDDRGQKAPTRFYTFKIDLSQGKLQDSSVVPVGVTTLLNENGQPFVPGETDTEGIAVTKAETVFVSSEGDVGNLTNPFIKEFPLSSGKVSRSLPILKKFLPDKNGKQGIRNNLAFESLTITPNNKYLFTATENALIQDGEAAQPNIGSPCRILQYNLRNNQPEKEFLYSTEPISPFLNLTGKFASGLTDLIALDNHGHFVSIERSFAGLGFGVALFKVSLSGADNIQKINSLLTINSKSIKPVEKELLLDLRTLDVALDNIEGLTIGPWLPNGQKALILISDNNFNSIQRSQILAFQLKIESPFISLLRRIVANFKL, from the coding sequence ATGAAAATAATTAGAAAAAACTTAAATTGGCGAACATTTATTTTTTTTACCATTGGAATTTTAATTACCAGCTTATTCTTTACAAATTTAGTTACAGACGCTGTAGAAATTAGTAGTATAGAATTTATTGGGCAAGCTACCTTACCAAAAAGACTATCTTTTCAAAATACCCCGTTAGGTGGGCTATCAGGTATCACCTATGATTATAGTAATGACCTTTATTATGCTATTTCCGATGATAGGGGACAAAAAGCACCAACGCGCTTCTACACCTTCAAAATTGATTTAAGTCAAGGTAAATTACAAGATAGTAGCGTTGTCCCTGTAGGTGTGACAACTTTATTAAATGAAAATGGTCAACCCTTTGTCCCTGGGGAAACAGATACAGAAGGAATTGCTGTCACTAAAGCAGAAACAGTATTCGTTTCTTCTGAGGGTGATGTGGGGAATTTAACTAATCCTTTTATCAAAGAATTTCCTTTATCATCAGGTAAGGTAAGTAGAAGTCTACCCATCCTCAAGAAGTTTTTACCGGATAAAAATGGTAAACAAGGTATTCGTAATAATTTAGCATTTGAAAGTTTAACAATTACACCTAATAACAAATACTTATTTACAGCTACGGAAAATGCTTTAATTCAAGATGGGGAAGCAGCACAACCTAACATTGGTAGCCCTTGCAGAATTTTGCAATATAACTTACGAAATAATCAACCAGAAAAAGAATTTCTCTACTCAACAGAACCCATATCACCTTTTTTAAATTTAACAGGTAAATTCGCCAGTGGATTAACCGATTTAATAGCATTGGATAATCATGGACACTTTGTGAGTATAGAACGTTCCTTTGCTGGTTTAGGATTTGGTGTTGCTTTATTTAAAGTTTCTCTCTCAGGTGCTGATAACATCCAAAAGATAAATAGCTTATTAACAATAAACTCTAAAAGCATCAAGCCAGTTGAGAAAGAATTACTCTTAGATTTAAGAACCTTAGATGTAGCACTAGATAACATAGAAGGCTTAACCATTGGGCCTTGGCTACCTAATGGACAAAAAGCGTTAATCCTCATTAGTGATAATAATTTTAATTCCATACAACGCAGCCAAATCCTCGCCTTCCAACTCAAAATAGAATCACCTTTTATCAGCTTATTACGGCGAATAGTAGCAAATTTTAAACTTTAA
- a CDS encoding TM0106 family RecB-like putative nuclease produces the protein MLINAEHLLQYQRCKRRPILDIHADRSQRDAPSELLLKLQQDKYAHQHSILAKFAYHQPEYPKRNWEAGQAATIELMQRGVEYIYQGVLLANYNELIDTDDTRYTCLSRPDLLIKQPGQSKFGDWVYEPVDIELGKRPKQEYQVVTAFHTQILAKVQEVQPKNAWLMLRGKETPYAVDLFKWIPQMQGILQEFTQDLESETAPEVFIARQKCNLCLWHSQCYAIAQSEQHLSLLPGVTPIRYTQLQNLDITSVESLAHTSPNILENLVGFDTQVAAKLVVQAQSVVEGQPLLLPFPPPKGNLVVNSPVEIYFDIEAQPDLNLDYLLGVLVVNKQTNTEQFYSFVAEKPSEEELIWRQFLDLVWQYPEAPIYHFCVYELDTVKRLAKLYRTPYTSVSPVLYRFVDIYEHLTQSVALPIESYALKAIARWMGFEWRDKEASGAKCIYWYDQWLETGDRALLEIIIRYNEDDCRATRKVKDWLVNFVQDKYHLRRVG, from the coding sequence ATGCTAATTAATGCTGAACACTTGCTGCAATACCAACGCTGTAAACGCCGTCCTATTTTAGATATTCACGCTGATAGAAGCCAACGGGATGCGCCTAGTGAATTGTTGCTGAAATTGCAACAAGATAAATATGCTCATCAACACAGTATCTTGGCTAAATTTGCATATCATCAGCCAGAATATCCCAAAAGGAATTGGGAAGCAGGTCAAGCCGCCACCATAGAATTGATGCAGCGTGGAGTTGAGTATATTTATCAGGGAGTATTGTTAGCTAATTACAACGAGTTAATAGATACGGATGATACAAGATATACCTGCTTGAGTCGTCCCGATTTGTTAATCAAACAACCCGGACAGTCCAAATTTGGTGATTGGGTATATGAACCAGTGGATATAGAATTGGGTAAGCGTCCCAAACAAGAATATCAAGTAGTAACAGCCTTCCATACCCAAATTTTGGCAAAAGTACAGGAAGTTCAGCCAAAGAATGCTTGGTTGATGTTACGGGGTAAAGAGACACCGTATGCAGTAGATTTATTTAAATGGATACCCCAAATGCAGGGGATTTTACAAGAATTTACTCAAGACCTAGAATCGGAGACTGCGCCAGAAGTATTTATTGCCCGTCAAAAGTGTAATCTTTGTCTTTGGCACAGTCAATGTTATGCGATCGCTCAATCTGAACAACACCTCTCCTTGTTACCAGGCGTAACACCCATCCGTTACACCCAACTGCAAAACCTTGACATCACCAGTGTAGAATCTCTCGCCCATACCAGCCCAAATATTTTAGAAAATCTCGTAGGTTTTGATACTCAAGTTGCAGCCAAGTTAGTAGTACAAGCCCAATCAGTCGTAGAAGGACAACCACTTCTTTTACCCTTCCCACCACCCAAGGGAAATCTGGTAGTCAACTCACCCGTAGAAATATACTTTGATATTGAAGCGCAGCCAGACTTAAATTTAGATTATCTGTTAGGGGTTTTGGTCGTTAACAAACAAACCAACACCGAACAATTTTATTCTTTCGTTGCTGAAAAACCATCAGAAGAAGAATTAATTTGGCGACAGTTTCTAGACTTAGTGTGGCAATATCCCGAAGCCCCAATTTATCATTTTTGTGTGTACGAATTAGATACAGTTAAACGCCTAGCCAAGCTATACCGTACACCTTACACCTCAGTCAGCCCAGTATTATATAGATTTGTCGATATTTATGAACACCTCACCCAAAGTGTGGCTTTACCTATAGAAAGTTATGCCTTAAAAGCCATCGCGCGGTGGATGGGTTTCGAGTGGCGTGATAAAGAAGCTAGTGGTGCTAAGTGTATATATTGGTATGATCAGTGGTTAGAAACAGGCGATCGCGCCTTATTGGAAATCATTATCCGCTATAACGAAGACGACTGCCGAGCCACCCGCAAAGTTAAAGATTGGCTCGTCAACTTTGTTCAAGACAAGTATCATTTACGACGTGTGGGTTAA
- a CDS encoding aminotransferase class V-fold PLP-dependent enzyme: MTSISTLQTRLHSHREQFPALANKTYFNYGGQGPMPQGAMDIITQSLTYIQQIGPFGTEAGNWITRQTQAVREAIASELNASSDTITFTDNVTVGCNIALWGIPWQAGDHILLSDCEHPGVIAATQEISRRFGVEVTTCPLKSTLNEGEPTTIIAQHLRKNTRLVVLSHVFWNTGQVLPLDKIVEVCRNNNSLLLVDAAQSVGALPLNLTELGVDFYAFTGHKWLCGPEGVGGLYVRPEVRESLNPTFIGLYGIIVDNQAQPVSWKPDGRRYEVSTLAYPLYLGLKEAIATHQRWGTPQERYAQICHNSEYLWRSLAAIPNVKCLRDTPPETGIVSFQLHQTPSLKLVQFLDSQKILTRTIADPSCIRVTVHYLTLESEIDQLVEAIARFSV; encoded by the coding sequence ATGACTTCTATTTCTACTTTACAGACTAGGTTGCACAGCCATCGGGAACAGTTCCCGGCTTTAGCTAATAAGACCTATTTTAACTATGGTGGACAGGGGCCGATGCCTCAAGGGGCAATGGATATTATTACCCAATCTCTCACTTATATCCAACAAATCGGCCCTTTTGGGACTGAGGCGGGTAATTGGATAACCAGACAAACTCAAGCTGTGAGGGAAGCGATCGCCTCGGAATTAAACGCCTCTTCTGATACGATTACTTTTACAGATAATGTCACTGTTGGCTGTAATATCGCTCTTTGGGGCATCCCTTGGCAAGCCGGCGACCATATTTTACTATCGGACTGCGAACACCCAGGGGTAATTGCTGCTACCCAAGAAATTAGTCGCCGCTTTGGGGTGGAAGTTACTACTTGTCCCCTCAAATCTACGTTAAATGAGGGCGAACCGACAACAATTATCGCCCAGCACCTCCGCAAAAATACTCGCTTGGTAGTACTTAGTCATGTCTTTTGGAATACTGGACAGGTACTACCTTTGGATAAAATTGTTGAGGTATGCAGAAATAATAACTCTTTACTATTAGTCGATGCTGCCCAGTCTGTTGGGGCGTTACCTCTGAATTTAACCGAGTTGGGGGTAGATTTTTATGCTTTTACTGGTCACAAATGGTTATGCGGCCCTGAGGGTGTGGGCGGTTTGTATGTGCGACCAGAGGTGAGAGAAAGCCTCAACCCGACATTCATCGGTTTGTATGGAATTATTGTGGATAACCAAGCCCAACCTGTAAGCTGGAAGCCAGACGGGCGCAGGTATGAAGTATCTACCCTAGCTTATCCATTATACCTGGGGTTAAAGGAAGCGATCGCCACTCATCAGCGATGGGGAACACCACAGGAACGTTACGCGCAAATTTGTCACAACAGCGAATACCTGTGGCGCAGTTTGGCGGCGATACCCAATGTCAAATGTTTACGTGATACACCACCGGAAACTGGTATTGTTTCTTTCCAACTCCACCAAACCCCATCCCTCAAGCTGGTGCAATTTCTCGATTCCCAAAAGATATTAACCCGAACCATTGCCGACCCAAGTTGTATCCGGGTAACTGTTCATTATTTAACACTGGAATCAGAAATAGACCAATTAGTTGAAGCTATAGCTAGGTTTTCAGTCTAG
- a CDS encoding type II toxin-antitoxin system PemK/MazF family toxin gives MKPPYFPNRGDIVKLEFGSAQQFTAESIQRVFTLRNSGMSFDDIAITLNNELQQQGREQTGYRPVLVISPIKYNQMASLVLACPITTNAKGLRFEVPLIEGMKTKGVVLADQIKTLDWKARKVKFVESVTEDLIEEVQAKLETLIL, from the coding sequence GTGAAGCCGCCTTACTTTCCCAATAGAGGAGACATTGTTAAATTAGAGTTTGGCTCTGCACAACAGTTCACGGCTGAATCAATTCAGCGTGTATTTACCCTTCGTAATTCTGGAATGTCATTTGATGATATTGCCATAACACTAAATAACGAGCTACAACAACAAGGGCGTGAGCAAACTGGCTATCGCCCTGTTCTTGTTATATCTCCAATTAAGTACAATCAAATGGCTTCTTTAGTTTTAGCTTGTCCTATAACTACTAACGCAAAGGGGCTTAGGTTTGAAGTTCCCCTTATTGAAGGAATGAAAACAAAAGGGGTTGTGTTAGCAGATCAAATTAAAACACTAGATTGGAAAGCTAGAAAAGTAAAATTTGTTGAAAGTGTAACAGAAGATTTAATAGAAGAAGTACAAGCAAAACTCGAAACATTAATTTTATAG
- a CDS encoding AbrB/MazE/SpoVT family DNA-binding domain-containing protein, which translates to MTTVVAKWGNSLAVRIPRSIAEQAHVTEGTDINFSVEGNSIVITPKRRKKYTLDELLEGMTPDNFHPEFETGDAVGNEAW; encoded by the coding sequence ATGACAACAGTTGTAGCTAAATGGGGAAACAGTTTAGCGGTTAGGATTCCTAGATCGATAGCTGAACAAGCACACGTAACTGAAGGAACAGATATCAATTTTAGTGTTGAAGGTAATAGCATAGTAATTACACCAAAGAGACGAAAAAAATATACGCTTGATGAGTTACTTGAAGGGATGACCCCTGATAATTTTCATCCAGAATTTGAAACAGGTGACGCTGTGGGGAATGAAGCTTGGTAG
- a CDS encoding secondary thiamine-phosphate synthase enzyme YjbQ — translation MTHYQKLLRVSTNGKSFHNITAKIESIVAESGVETGLCTLFLRHTSASLVIQENADPDVLVDLANYMAKLVPESGKYIHDAEGADDMPAHIRTALTHTSENIPINRGHLVLGTWQGIYVWEHRQHSHVRELVVHISQ, via the coding sequence ATGACTCACTACCAAAAACTCCTGAGAGTTTCTACGAACGGTAAATCATTCCACAATATTACTGCCAAAATTGAATCTATCGTTGCAGAATCTGGTGTGGAAACTGGACTTTGTACTTTATTTTTGCGCCATACTTCTGCCAGTTTAGTGATTCAAGAAAATGCTGACCCAGATGTACTTGTGGATTTAGCTAATTATATGGCTAAACTTGTGCCAGAATCTGGGAAATATATTCATGATGCTGAAGGTGCTGATGATATGCCGGCACATATCCGCACGGCTTTGACTCACACTTCTGAAAATATTCCGATAAATCGTGGTCATTTGGTGTTGGGAACTTGGCAGGGAATATATGTTTGGGAACATCGTCAGCACAGTCATGTCAGAGAATTAGTTGTGCATATCTCGCAATAG
- a CDS encoding Nif3-like dinuclear metal center hexameric protein encodes MKIADLITWFESWANPAWCESWDNCGWQIEPGILHEEARVLVCLTPTLAVMEEAIALQANLIFAHHPLIFSPPKSLRRGEAIADMARLAFTKNIGIYSAHTNFDQVEDGTADVLAQILGLKDVAPIVPTQGGLGYGRVGLLDPFLNLQELLTVIQTRLAPPDLIFSPTADLQQIISRVAVLGGSGAGFISAVAETGAEAYLTSDCKFHQFQESRDRGLILIDAGHYATERPACDRLVEKLRSLNLHWVQLSNQDEDFRQFFVK; translated from the coding sequence ATGAAAATTGCGGATTTAATTACTTGGTTTGAATCTTGGGCGAATCCGGCTTGGTGTGAAAGTTGGGATAATTGCGGCTGGCAAATTGAACCTGGAATACTGCACGAAGAGGCTAGAGTTTTGGTTTGTCTAACACCAACTTTGGCGGTAATGGAGGAAGCGATCGCACTCCAAGCTAATCTGATTTTTGCCCATCATCCTTTGATTTTCAGCCCTCCCAAATCTCTACGTCGTGGTGAAGCGATCGCCGATATGGCAAGGTTAGCCTTTACCAAAAATATCGGTATTTACAGCGCTCACACCAATTTTGACCAAGTAGAAGATGGTACGGCTGATGTTTTGGCGCAAATTTTGGGACTCAAGGATGTTGCTCCCATCGTCCCAACCCAAGGGGGGCTAGGTTATGGGCGTGTCGGGTTACTAGATCCATTTTTAAATTTACAAGAGTTATTGACTGTAATTCAAACCCGCCTGGCTCCTCCTGATTTAATTTTTTCCCCCACTGCGGATTTACAGCAGATAATTTCACGGGTGGCTGTGTTGGGTGGTTCGGGTGCGGGTTTTATTTCGGCGGTAGCCGAAACTGGTGCGGAAGCTTATCTGACTTCTGACTGCAAGTTCCATCAGTTTCAAGAAAGCCGCGATCGCGGTTTAATTCTCATCGACGCTGGACATTATGCAACTGAACGCCCGGCTTGCGATCGCTTAGTAGAAAAATTGCGGTCTTTAAATCTACATTGGGTGCAATTGAGCAACCAAGATGAGGATTTTCGCCAATTTTTTGTGAAATAG
- a CDS encoding DUF6679 family protein gives MLHRKIYQLCCDGREVCVFLRDQQRWIERARILDIEGDLVTLRYETDEEDEVCSWEEMVRLESIGAVTQKLASVPRGNIEPLTTEDCPDAERIRNHYPDSNPE, from the coding sequence ATGCTACACCGCAAGATTTATCAACTGTGTTGCGACGGGCGGGAGGTATGTGTATTCTTGCGGGACCAGCAACGCTGGATAGAGCGCGCCCGCATCCTCGATATAGAGGGAGACTTAGTAACCCTACGCTATGAAACAGACGAAGAAGACGAAGTTTGCTCTTGGGAAGAGATGGTTCGTCTCGAAAGCATCGGCGCTGTTACTCAAAAATTAGCTTCAGTTCCACGCGGTAATATAGAACCCCTCACAACTGAAGATTGCCCAGATGCCGAGCGTATCCGTAACCATTATCCCGATTCTAATCCTGAGTAA